The genomic segment GTAACAAAAGTGGAAACCAAGCGCTACCATGCCGTTATGCAGGGGGAAACACTCAACAGCATTGCTCGCCTCTACGGCACTACGGTAGCTAACCTGATGCAATGGAACAACCTGACAACAGCCAACACGGGCTTAAAACCCGGGCAAAAGTTGGTTGTGGGAGATTTAAGCAACGAAGTCAAGCAGGAACAGTTTCTCACCGGCAAAGGGCGCATCATCAACGAGCGCGGCATGGGCATGATGATTAGCGGGGTAGATGCTAAACTCAACGTTGCGCTGCATCGCTCGGCACCCGAAGGCAGTATGATTCGTATCTACAACGAAAGCACCAAGCGCGCCGTGCTGGCAAAAGTTATCGGTAAAATCCCTAACGTGGACAGCGATAAAAAAGTAATCGTTAAACTTTCCGCAGGTGCATGCCGTGCATTGGGCGTAATGAACGACCGATTCCCCGTAGAGGTTACTTACGAGAAATAAAACCGACATAGTGCCAAAATCAGTAGATTTGTGTAAACCAAATTACTACTGATGATTATTTTCCGCAAGCGCTACTGGTTAGTCGGCATTGTCGGCATATTGTTCTTAGCCGCCGTTGCGCCAATAGTCGTTATCCACTTTTATCAGGATAAAATCCGTGAGTACATTGTTTCAGCGTTAGACAGACAGTTTAAAGGACGCACCGAGCTTGCCGGTTTTCATGTAGCACCATTCGCCAATTTTCCCTATATATCGGTAGATTTGGAAGGCTTGCAATTTTTTGGCAGCACCGCCGATACTCTCCCGATTTATCGCTTCAACGATTTATACGTCGGTTTTGATGTGGCCGAGTTGATGCGCGGTAAATTGGATATCAAGCAGTTGCGTGCAGAAGGCGGCTTGTTGCATATCGTCATAGACAAAGACGGGCGCATCAACCTGTTGGAAGCAAAAAAATCAAAAGAAGAGTTGCAAGCCGACACTGCGGCAAGCGAAGCCCTGCATTTGGATTTGCAAAAAATACAACTGTCGGATTTTACACTCAAAGTAGATGACCGCGAGGGTAACAAATTTACCCATCTTGCCGTCAGCAATGCCAAAGGGAATTTCCGTTACACAGCGCAGGCCATTGACCTGAAGTGGGACATGGCGGCCGAACTTGCCGAATATACCGGCGGCACGACAACGCTGTTCCGCAATAAATACTTTGAGTTGCACAACAACATCAGCTACGACCTCTCCCGCGATTTTCTGGAAATTCGCCCCGGCAAGCTGACCCTGAAAAACGGTGAGTTGGATTTCAGCGGCACCATTGATTTTGCCAACGAAATGGATTTGAACCTGACATTCAACGGACGCAAAGAAAACTTTGACCTGTTTGTTTCACTTGCACCGGAGGCCGTTGTTCAGGCAATGGAACAGTTCAGCTCGCGCGGCGATATTTACCTGAAAGGCAGCATTACGGGAAAATCGCTGCATACACCTCCGCACATTGAGGTAGAACTTGGCTGTGCCAACACCTTTTTTGCACGCAAAGACACCCAAAAGGACATTATCCGCGACCTGTCATTCAAAGGATTTTTCAGCACAGGCGACTCCAACACGCTGGCAACTTCGGTTTTCTATCTGGAAAGCCTTTACGGCGCACCTGAAAACAGCTTCGTAAAAGGCACCCTGCGCGTGGAAAACTTTGAAAATCCGCTGATTAACATGGATTTTCACGCCGATATAGACCTGCGCTACCTGCCTGACTTTATGCCCGTAGGGATGCTGAAACAAAGCAGCGGCAAGGTGAAAATGGATATCGCCCTCAAAGAGTATGTTACACCCGACAACGTGCTGGAAGTTGCCGGCCAGTTACAGGACGGCACCGCCAGTCATATTGACTTTCAAAATGTCAGTTTGCTGCTCAAAGACTACCCCAACCCGATTCAGGACATCAACGGCAGTATTAGCTTAAACGGCGACCACCTGATTATTAAGCAGTTAAAGGCCAAAGTAGGCGACAGCGACCTGCAACTTTCCATGGAATTGGACGACATGCTCCACTTTTTCCATGGCGACGATGTACCCGTGGCTTTCAAGCTCAAAGCCGATGCCCGCAAAATATTGCCCGGTCAGTTGGTGCCTGCCAATATGCGCCCTGCTTTGGACAGTACGCTGGCGGCAGTTTGGCGCGATGAAATTTATGATTTCCATGCCGAATTGGACGTAAATACGACTTCGCGCACTTTGGATACATTCCACTACCTGCCTACACTGGCCATAGATTTTCATGATTTTCATTTCCGCTCTAAACTGTACCCGAACGACATCAAAGAAATCAAAGGGCATTTTGATATTAACGACCGCTACATTCGCCTGACCAACTTTACATTCCATGCAGGCGAAAGCAAAATGTACGGCAGTGCCGAAATTGCGCCTGTTGCACCGCTGCGCGTGCCTTCACGCAGAGAGTGGGTAAACTTCAAAGCCGATGTCAAAAGCCCGTATTTTGACGTAAAGCAATTGGTCTCTTACGATGGCAAGTGCCTGCTCAACGACCAGATTGAGCGCGAAATCATCCACGAACTGGATTTTAAAGGGCACGGACGCTTTTTTGCTAATGTTTTCAAAGAAGACGGGTTTGTTTCTGAACTGGAAATTGACCGACTGCTGCTCCAACTCAACGATTTTCCGCAGGTAGAACGTGTATCGGGCAAAATCACCACCGATACACTGGGCAGTGTACATATTCAAGATTTTACCGCTTCTGTCGGAAAAACCGACATCCGCACAACGCTTGACCTGCTGCATTTTCTGGATAACGACCTGAAAAACAAGAACATCAAAGGCTCGTTTGCTGCCAATTGGATTGATATGGACGAATTGATGGGTTATCAGGAAAAGGCGCAACCGAAACCTGCCGCTGCTACCCATCAGAACCCGCACGAAGAGGCATTCAACATCTTTGCGCTGAACTTCCCGAACATGAGCCTTGACGTACAAATCGGGCATTTCCGACACCATAAATACCTGATTGACAATATCAAAGGGCGCATTCGCACCACACCGCAACACTACGCCTACGTGGACAGCCTGCACTTAGACGCTGCCGACGGGCACATGGTTCTACATGGCTATTTCAACGGCTCTAACCCCAAGGATATTTACCTAACCGGCAAAATCCGCATGGAGCGCATTAATTTGAACAAGCTCATGTATAAGTTTGACAACTTCGGGCAGGACTATCTGGTAAGCAACAATGTGCGCGGCTTCCTCAGCGGAACGGTACAATCTACGGCGCACCTCTACCCTGACTTTACGGTAGATTTGGCAAAAACAAAAGCCCATGCCGAACTGACCATTCGCAACGGCAGGTTGCTGCGTTTTGCTCCCATGCACGCCATGGCGGACTTTATGGGCGATAAGAATTTGGATGACATTGCCTTCGGCGAAATGACCAACACACTGGACATCAAAGACGGGCACGTGTATATCCCTGCCATGAAATTAGCTTCCAGCATTGGCTATATGTACATCAGCGGCAGGCAGAATTTTGATGACAAATTGCAGATGGATTATGAAATCCGCCTGCCCCTGAGCCTGATTAAAGAAGCCTCTTGGAACTTCATGAAAAGCAAACTGTTCGGCAAAGGGAAAAAATCGGGCAGCGAGTCTGCCGCAACCACTCCCGAGCCACCCGCCGCCGATGAACTGCTGGAAGAAGAAAAGGAAATTATAGACGGCCAAAAAGGACTGATTCGCAAGTATGTGAATGTGCGCATTGCCGGAACAACCGAGGACTTCAAAATCAACTTGGGCAAGAAAAAGCAATAGGTTCAGCACAGCCTTGCGCCAATGACCAAAATATCATCAATTTGTCGGTAGTCGTTACCCATCCATGTATGGAGAGCCTTCGCAAACAGTTGCCGTTGTTCATCGGCAGAGCGCAACAGGCAGGAACTGTACAGTTCTTTAATTTGCTTGGCAAGAAACTTGCGCCCATGGCTGCCGCCAAACTGGTCTTGCAGGCCATCGCTGCAAAGCAATATTTGCGTGGGTTCATCAAGTGCAAATGTGTGGGTAAAAAACGACTGGTCGGGCGCGGTTTGCATCCCCCCCAAACTGATGCGTGAGGCTTTAACGGTAGTAAGCCCCGAATTGCGCAACAGATACAGCGGCATACGCGCACCGGCAAACGACAGCGTCCGCTCCTGATGATTAATCACGCAGATGCCCGCATCCATGCCATCGCGGTTGTGGGTTTCATCTTGTCGCAGTGCACGCATGATGCCTTCATTCATCGCCTGCAAAATGGCGGCTGGGTCGGTCAGGCGGCGGGCTACCACCATCTGCCGAAACATGTTAATGCCCAACATGGACATAAAACCGCCCGGTACGCCGTGTCCTGTACAGTCGGCTGCAATAATAATGGTGCAGTTGTCAATTTGCTCCACGCAGTAAAAATCGCCGCCTACGATGTCGCGGGGCTTGAAAAGCACAAACGAATCGGGCAGGTATTGGCGCATTTGTGCCAGTGAAGTCAGCGATGCTTCCTGTATGCGTTTGGCATAGTTCAAACTGGCGGTAATGTCGCGGTTTTTGTCTTCAATCTCTGTTTTCTGGGCATTGACCACCTGTAAAGTCTGGTTGAGTTCGTCCACTGTATCGTTCAGTTCTTTGGTGCGTTTCCATACGCGCTGTTCCAGTGTGGCGTTGGCTTCCTGCTGAATACGCAACGCTTCCATTTGCGCTTCTTTTTTCTCTTGTTCAATGCGGTTGCGTTCAAGGCGCGTTTTATCTGCCAAAGCGATAGACAGCGTAATGGATTCCAGCAAAATGGCTATTTCAAAACCATGCACCGTTACAAAGTTTTCGGGCAGAATGTTAGAGGTTTTGAGAATAAAGGCGGCGGCAAATATCAGGTAAAAGCAATAGGCAGCCAGATAAAACCGCGCTGCTTGGTTGCCCTTGCGCCATACCACAAAAGCAACTACTATCAGAAAAATAACGGAAAGAAGACTCAACGCCTTGATAACAGGCATGGCAACGTAGTAAGGAGCCGCAATAGAAGCCAGCAGCATCAGGCACTGAAACAACATGGCAACAACCGTAATGCGGAAAGTGCGCACCGAATAGCGGCGGATATCCAGAAAAACAAAGGCAAAAGCAACACCCATCAGAACACCCGATGTGGTAAAAACAGCAACCCATTTATTCTGCCAGCCCGCCGCATCGGTCAGGAAGTACTGGAACACATGCCCGCTAAGCGAAGCCTGAAATACCAAATTGGCAAGCACAAAAGAGATATACCACAAATAGCCCCAGTCTTTGATGTAAAAAAAGTAGAGCAGGTTGTTGAAAACAATGAGCAGCAATACACCAAAGAAAACACCGTAGCCCAACTCTTCCTTTTGCAGGATTTCGTAAAATGCCGATTTTTCAATCAGATTCAGGCGGGTATTTGTAGTGGTTTCGGAATACAGCCTGATATAGTAGGTCTGTGGTGCTGCCGTGATGCGCACAGGGAAAAGCGCCGTGCGATGCTCTATCAAGCGAATGTTGAAAGGTCGCATGTCGCCGGCCTGCAACTGCTGCCATTGGCCGTCATTTTGGGTGTAATAAAAATCAATTTCATCAACAAGCGGATAGCTGATTTGTAGAAAATATTCATCGTTCGTGCGTGTACTGTCGCCTTGTATGGCTATCCGCAGCCAGTAATTGGTTTTTATCCGATTGAAGTTGAATTCATCTTTTGCATAAGTAGCAAATTCGTTTTGCAAGGAGGCTATTTCGCCAATGTTCATTTGGTTAGTGGTATCGGCAAACACCTGCACATAGGCAGTTATGTTTTGTTTGCCGGGCTTCCCGACTATGGGAGTCTGCCCAAGTAGCGCACTGCCCCACAAGCAACACCAGCAAAGTGAAATAATTTGCCAAAAGCCGTTCATTCTCAATACCATAATCAAATTTAAGCCAAATTATTTCATTTGCAAGTTTTCGCTCAAAAGCGTAGAGTCAGTTCAGTATTTGCCCAGTTATGAAGCAATGCCCCCCGAAATTCAGGGCTTGCCAATACGTGGAACAGTCCGATGCCAAACTTGCCGTGCGCAATCAAAAAACCGCTTTTCACCAGTCCCATTGCCATATTCATTTGCCGCCAAGGTTGGGCAAAGCGATTTTGCAACCCGAAATATCCGCCTTGCAAGGTGGCATCGTAGGCACGCAGTACAACCTGTGGATTAACAAATACATACGCCTGCAATCCTTCGCCTGCACGGGCTTTGGAAGCAAGTATCCAATGTTCATCAAACGGTATTAATTGCCCGAAGCGATAGTAGAGACCGGCTCCTGCGGCAACTTGCAGCAGCCCTGCCGAACCGATTGCCTGCCAACGCAATTCAGAACTTTTGCGCAAACGCAGCTCTTTTTCGTACAGGTAATTGCCTTGTACAAACAAGGCCTGCCCCAACTGATTGCCCCATCCCTGTACCTGAACGGCAGGCGTAATGCGGTGAAATGCCTTTTGTATGGCTTCTCCGAGCGAAGCTGCGCCCATAACGCCGACCTGAATGGAAACCGATTCTCGTATTTGTTTTTCAGAATTGGCCGCTACCCTGAAAACACCTGCCGAAAGATGTGCGGCATAGGGTCGGTCATCCAATAGGAAATCGCTGTTTTTCAAGTCGTTGGGCGTAAAAATATGCTGCTGTATCGCAATTCCTTGCCAAGCAGTTGTACTGTTCTTACTGAATGGCGTAAGCCTGTGCAACGGAAGTTTGTTAAATACGGGTGCTGCATAAGCCAGTTGCAGCCCGCTGGTATAATAGCGGTCGGTTTGAAAAAACACATCGTTGGCAGCACCGAAGTGTACGTAATGGTCATTCGGCTGAGCCAAAGTAACGGTAGCAAAAACTGAAAGACAGGCGCACAACAGCCCGAAAAACGTTCTCATCAAAATCAGCAAGTGTGGTTTAGTGGTGTTCACTGCCTATTTCTTTGCCGCAGTGCGGACAAATTTGCGCCTTCTTTTTGGTTTTCTTGCTCAACTCTTCGGAAAAGCCGGAAGCAAGCAAACCGGCAGGCAGAGCAAAAAGCCCCACACCGATAATGGCAATCATGCCGCCCAGAAAT from the Rhodoflexus caldus genome contains:
- a CDS encoding LysM peptidoglycan-binding domain-containing protein; this translates as MKSRILFFLALTVLSGIIRPLDAQTPPKDGKKIKYTVKKGDSVNGIARKFGMKPQEVLALNNIKNANHIREGQEILVIDNQRAATDAIPVVAASSAPAAVTKVETKRYHAVMQGETLNSIARLYGTTVANLMQWNNLTTANTGLKPGQKLVVGDLSNEVKQEQFLTGKGRIINERGMGMMISGVDAKLNVALHRSAPEGSMIRIYNESTKRAVLAKVIGKIPNVDSDKKVIVKLSAGACRALGVMNDRFPVEVTYEK
- a CDS encoding AsmA family protein — protein: MIIFRKRYWLVGIVGILFLAAVAPIVVIHFYQDKIREYIVSALDRQFKGRTELAGFHVAPFANFPYISVDLEGLQFFGSTADTLPIYRFNDLYVGFDVAELMRGKLDIKQLRAEGGLLHIVIDKDGRINLLEAKKSKEELQADTAASEALHLDLQKIQLSDFTLKVDDREGNKFTHLAVSNAKGNFRYTAQAIDLKWDMAAELAEYTGGTTTLFRNKYFELHNNISYDLSRDFLEIRPGKLTLKNGELDFSGTIDFANEMDLNLTFNGRKENFDLFVSLAPEAVVQAMEQFSSRGDIYLKGSITGKSLHTPPHIEVELGCANTFFARKDTQKDIIRDLSFKGFFSTGDSNTLATSVFYLESLYGAPENSFVKGTLRVENFENPLINMDFHADIDLRYLPDFMPVGMLKQSSGKVKMDIALKEYVTPDNVLEVAGQLQDGTASHIDFQNVSLLLKDYPNPIQDINGSISLNGDHLIIKQLKAKVGDSDLQLSMELDDMLHFFHGDDVPVAFKLKADARKILPGQLVPANMRPALDSTLAAVWRDEIYDFHAELDVNTTSRTLDTFHYLPTLAIDFHDFHFRSKLYPNDIKEIKGHFDINDRYIRLTNFTFHAGESKMYGSAEIAPVAPLRVPSRREWVNFKADVKSPYFDVKQLVSYDGKCLLNDQIEREIIHELDFKGHGRFFANVFKEDGFVSELEIDRLLLQLNDFPQVERVSGKITTDTLGSVHIQDFTASVGKTDIRTTLDLLHFLDNDLKNKNIKGSFAANWIDMDELMGYQEKAQPKPAAATHQNPHEEAFNIFALNFPNMSLDVQIGHFRHHKYLIDNIKGRIRTTPQHYAYVDSLHLDAADGHMVLHGYFNGSNPKDIYLTGKIRMERINLNKLMYKFDNFGQDYLVSNNVRGFLSGTVQSTAHLYPDFTVDLAKTKAHAELTIRNGRLLRFAPMHAMADFMGDKNLDDIAFGEMTNTLDIKDGHVYIPAMKLASSIGYMYISGRQNFDDKLQMDYEIRLPLSLIKEASWNFMKSKLFGKGKKSGSESAATTPEPPAADELLEEEKEIIDGQKGLIRKYVNVRIAGTTEDFKINLGKKKQ
- a CDS encoding 7TM diverse intracellular signaling domain-containing protein yields the protein MVLRMNGFWQIISLCWCCLWGSALLGQTPIVGKPGKQNITAYVQVFADTTNQMNIGEIASLQNEFATYAKDEFNFNRIKTNYWLRIAIQGDSTRTNDEYFLQISYPLVDEIDFYYTQNDGQWQQLQAGDMRPFNIRLIEHRTALFPVRITAAPQTYYIRLYSETTTNTRLNLIEKSAFYEILQKEELGYGVFFGVLLLIVFNNLLYFFYIKDWGYLWYISFVLANLVFQASLSGHVFQYFLTDAAGWQNKWVAVFTTSGVLMGVAFAFVFLDIRRYSVRTFRITVVAMLFQCLMLLASIAAPYYVAMPVIKALSLLSVIFLIVVAFVVWRKGNQAARFYLAAYCFYLIFAAAFILKTSNILPENFVTVHGFEIAILLESITLSIALADKTRLERNRIEQEKKEAQMEALRIQQEANATLEQRVWKRTKELNDTVDELNQTLQVVNAQKTEIEDKNRDITASLNYAKRIQEASLTSLAQMRQYLPDSFVLFKPRDIVGGDFYCVEQIDNCTIIIAADCTGHGVPGGFMSMLGINMFRQMVVARRLTDPAAILQAMNEGIMRALRQDETHNRDGMDAGICVINHQERTLSFAGARMPLYLLRNSGLTTVKASRISLGGMQTAPDQSFFTHTFALDEPTQILLCSDGLQDQFGGSHGRKFLAKQIKELYSSCLLRSADEQRQLFAKALHTWMGNDYRQIDDILVIGARLC
- a CDS encoding lipid A deacylase LpxR family protein — protein: MRTFFGLLCACLSVFATVTLAQPNDHYVHFGAANDVFFQTDRYYTSGLQLAYAAPVFNKLPLHRLTPFSKNSTTAWQGIAIQQHIFTPNDLKNSDFLLDDRPYAAHLSAGVFRVAANSEKQIRESVSIQVGVMGAASLGEAIQKAFHRITPAVQVQGWGNQLGQALFVQGNYLYEKELRLRKSSELRWQAIGSAGLLQVAAGAGLYYRFGQLIPFDEHWILASKARAGEGLQAYVFVNPQVVLRAYDATLQGGYFGLQNRFAQPWRQMNMAMGLVKSGFLIAHGKFGIGLFHVLASPEFRGALLHNWANTELTLRF